The Bradyrhizobium sp. WSM471 genome includes the window CGCAGCTGGATTCGGTGTTTCCTGCGAGGCGCGCGAGGGGCACTGCTTTGAGGCTTACCGAACCGGCGTAGGTGCAATCGATCAGCCGCCTACGCTCAACTCTGATACCGACGCAAGAAATGTCGGAGCGAGGTCTTCGGAAAGATGGACGTCCGCTTAGTCGTCACCAACGAGGCTGGCGCTATCGGCTCCTGGCGGGGGTATTTTCGTTAAGTAGGACGTCGCTCTCAAAGCGGTTGGAGTTGTCGTCCTTCGAGCGCACTGATCCAAACGGGCGCTCTAGCATGCGACGAACTCGCACAGGGTCATGACCGATGTGAAACGATGCCGCCTCCCTCTCCAGCGCGCGCTGCGATACCGTCGCACGGTTACGCTGACGCAGGTAGTCGAACCAAGTCGGACAGTGATAGCGCTCCGTCCACGATTCCGGGTCGGCAATGTCGCGCGCGATTGATCATCCATAGGCGCCGTTGCGCTGACGGAAGAGCTGGACTGCCAGCATCGCGTTATGGAGGACGATCAAAGGGCCGCTCCGGCCGGTCAACGCCGGTTGCACGTCAGGATCCTCGAGCAGCTCGGCTTCTTGACCCCGGGCGCCGATGCACGGCATGGGTGACCGGAGGCCTATCAGAGGCGAGAGCAGCAATAGGGCGCCTAACATCAGAAGCGCAGTGTCGACACCAGCGGCGTCAGTCAGCCTGCCCCCACCCCAACTACCGATCGCAATCCCGCCTGATCCCGCCGCCTGATAAGCCGCGAGCGAGCGCCCGGCAACCCAGCGGGGCGCTGACAGCTGTATGCCGACGTTGAACAGCACCCATGCCATCATCCATACGGCCCCCCGCCAGCACCAGTGCGGTCGCTATCAAGATCAGATCGCGGCTCAGAGCCACTGTGAGAAGGCTTCCACCCATCGATAGCGCGCAGGCGCGAATGGATGGCTCGGCATTCAAACGCTTGCGCATCTCGGGTATATAAAGTGCGCCGATTACTGCTCCGAGACCAAAGGCGCTCAGCAGGAGCCCATAGGTCTGCGCGCCGCCATGCAGGAGATCTCGCGCGACTATCGGCATCAGGCCGATGATCGCGCTGCCAATTACACCGGTCACTATCGAACGGATCAAGACGATTTTAACGGACGGGGAATTCGTGACGTATCGAATGCCGGAGACAATGGCGCGGCTGAACTGTTCACGCGGCAGTCGGGAGGGTGGGACCACGCGCTTCCATAGCAGCAATGCGAGCATCAGGGGAAGATAAAGCAGCGCGTTTAATGCGAATGCAGCGACTGCGCCAGCGGTCGCAACGACGATGCCGCCGAGGGCTGGGCCGACGCAGTGCGCGATATTGTAGCTGATGCTGTTCAGCGCGGCGCGGCCGGCAATGCGTCGGGCGGCACTTGCTCACCTATCGAAGATTGCCACGTCGGATCCATTAGCGCCAAGCCGCTCCCAACGACGAAGCAAAACGCGAGCAGCAGGAGCGGTGTGACCAAATCGTGCCATGCAAGCACCGTCAGCGCACTTATACCGATGAGTGTGATTCCGAGCGAGATCAGCGACACGATTCGGCGGTCATGCATATCCGCTACCGCTCCTGCTGGCATTGCAATCAGCATGATCGGAAGCGTCAGTGCAGTCTGAACGAGCGCGACCATGTCGGCCGACGAGGTCATTTGGGTCATAGCCCACGCAGCCCCGACGCTCCGAATCAGAGCCCCCACGTTCGAGAGGAGGCCCGCCAGCCAGATGCGACGAAAGGTGATATGCCGGAGCGGCGCTGTGATGCCGTCGGCGACCAACGTCTGGGGTTTGCGTGCCTCGTTCATATCAGCCCTTGCCGTACCTGCCTGAACCGAGAAGTCCGAACGCCAAGAGGCGCAATGACGCGCAGCTTCCGGCCAAGGATCAGGTAATGCTTGTCCTTGGGTTGTAGACGTCATTCTTAATAGAGGCGCTCGCACTCTAGTGGGATATCATCAGCCACGGCTATAAGCCCGTGATTTAGCTCGTAATTTACATTGTTCTCACATTGGCCAGCTTCGAGCGCAGATGGATTAGCAGCGCCACCTGCATCCATCGTTCTAGAGTGCCGGCTCTCGGCAATTGCTAGGTTACTGCATCAGCAGTGCAGAAATCTCTCGCAATAAAGCGATGAAGCGAAGAAAAATCGCGCGCACTCCGCTTGGTTGCCATCATCGCGCTTTCAGAGGTGGCTTGGACGCGCGCGGTGATCGCCGAGACGCAAACGCCCCCTAAGCTGCAGCATCCAAGCCGCTCGGATCTTCATCGTCATAACTGACGAACAGCCGCGTAAGACCATTCGAACAGTTTCATCCGAACGGATTCAGCGCACGCCCACAACCTAAAAATAATGGCAGCGAGCAAGGCTCGGCTAAGGTAGTCCAGGCAGACGCGGGCTCGCGTTGTATGCAAGCTCTGCAAAAAAATCAATACCAACTCCGAGAAACCATGTCGATCTGTGGTGCTTGCGGAACCCTAAGTCGAAACGACATGTCCCGTTTAGCCCCTCATCAGCGTGAGTGGCGCATGATAAGTTCATAGCTTCGGTAAATCGCCGATGTCTTCTTGTATGGTTCTTTCGTGCACTGAAATCCGTAATCGAGATGGATGGTAGTAACCGATCTTGACTAACCGCGACAAAGTTGGGGAGGCATGGTGTGTCGGTGGCGATTGCCGGTATGGATCACCGCAACCTTGTTCCGAACTGCCCGGGTAGCTCGTGTTCGCCTCACATCGGCGTGAGAGGAGGGGGTGCCATCATGCAACTAACCCTAGCATCGCGGGATCGAGAGAAGGAGTTCGGACGACTGAACGAGTGGCCCGCAGGAGGAGAGGCGTTTACGGGATCATCAGTGCGGGCGAACTTTGATCGAGATCGTGAGTTGAAGGCTTGAATAGTATAACGCGACAACAAATGATCCGTGCGCCGTCGATCTAAGAAAGCAAGTTTTCCAATTGCGATGGAATATAGTTCGTCTTCGACTCGCGCGATCAATCGTTCTTTGAGACTATTGATTAACTGATCGTGCTGCAAGAACGGAGCGCTGCTGATCTGAAATGACTTGTTCGAGCAACGCATTATCGCTGGACGACGCACGTCCGAGCGTTCGAGCGAGGGGGCGCCCTTGTTGTTTAATTCAATCGTTCCGTCCCGGTGTTGAAATTGCAGGTCGCGAGGCTATTGCGCAGCCGCGCTCCTTCGATCGTCGGGTGATGGTCTTTGCCAGGAGCAGAGCTAATGGTTATCGCCTCTCAATGGTGTGAAGCAAGGTGTCATCTGGCGTTCAACATGACAGCATATCTGCTCTGGGCGATTACCGCGGCAGCTTTCCGGGCTGACGCAGCGGCTGAACTACGTAGTGAGAAGGAGAATGTGACATGGTAACCACACGTGAAGTGTCTGTCGATGATGCTACAACGGTGACCCGGATGGTTACTGCGCTGCTCGCCGAACTTGGGGCGGGCCACACGCAGGCAACACTAGATGAGCAGCTGGTCGCCGACCTCCTTGCGATGAAGGAGCACGTCTCAGGCTTTCTCGCTTTTTCACAGGAATGCCCAGTCGGCATCATCATGTTATCAGAGGGCGCCGCCCTTTTTGCGCGAGGAAGTTACGGCATAATTACCGAGCTCTATGTCGTTCCGGATCAACGGTCGTCGGGGATTGCGATGCGCCTCATTGAGGCCGCAGCGGCCCTGGGGACGAAGAAAGGCTGGGGCCAGCTTGAGGTGGGAGCGCCTAATCAGCAGGTGTGGAGCCGTAGCCCCAAGTCGGCACTGTACCTCAAGGCCGGTTTTGCAGAGATCGGGCCCCGGCTCAAACTGCCATTGCATGACGTGGCCAGCCGGCGAGCGCAACTGTGTCCTCCAGGGCCATCGCGGTTGAGCCCTCGTCAACGACGTTCACCCCGACGCCGTATTGCGGATTCATCCGCTGCAAGATTTGCCTGAGCGACGATTCGCGGCCAACCACTTGGCCCACAATGAGCTTGCTCGGTCGATATATCGGAGGGCGCGCAGCAGCGCACTCCGATCCGCTCGCCATAATTAAGCAGTCCTCTTGTCCAAGGTCCAAAGGCAAAAGCCAGCGACGTCGGAGGGAGCCATCGGAATGCTTGCGGTTCAATCCGCTTCACGCGAGAAACAGAGGCCGACGCTGTGTGGTCGATCCCCCTCCGAGCGCATGCTTGCAAGCTGCCACCCCACTAGCGGCGCTAGCCTCGCCTATGCAGGTGTCCGCAGCGCGAGCGGCCACAGATTGAGCTCCGAACCAGGACCTTGAGGAGTCGACTGGGAGTCTGGGAAAGCGGCGCCGGGGTCACTTGGCCAAAGCTGGCCCGGCGGGTAAGGCCCAGCCATCGACCCGACTTGGTCAAGGCACTCGCTTAGGGCGAGGCGGTAAAAGCGGGCCAACGGGCAACGATCGGCGCTCGCGCGGCAGTCAGAGGCACCAACGTCCATGCGCTCATCATCAGCTCATCAGCTCAACCGTTATGGCGTTCTCTTGCTGAGGGCAGGCAGCGGCTGCGAGGGGTGCCGCGCCGCGTAGGTTTTGGCCGACCTGCCGGCTCATCTGCGCCGCCTGATGCCCGACGCGCCCGCTCGTCTGTGCCGCCTGATGGTCGGCCTACTGCCTACGACGGCGACCCGCTGCGCCCCGGTCGGTTCGCCATGGTTTAACAACAATCATCCCCAGCCAACGCAAGCGCGGGAGTTTCATTCACAAACGCCGTCACCGGGGATGGCTTGGCGTACCGATGTCAAGTCCTGTCGTCTCGAAGACTTCGGCCGCATCGCCACTGCTGCGGGAAAGTGGCCGGCAGCCACGCTTCAACCGTCATTACCGTCGTCACTCTTTGGATTAGGCGAGAAATGGCCGTTCCGCTCGCCCAATAGCAAGTCCGGGGTGCAACCGACATTACTCTCGTGATATCCGGGCGAGCTTTGACGTTCAGCGCGGCGAAAATGGATCATCCAATTGCGAGCGAATGCCGAGAGGGCGATTGCCTCATAAACGTCGTTCAAGCGTGAGAGTTTCCGAGCGCCCTGACATTTCTCTCGTGAGCAGGCCACTCTAAGCATAATAGCCTGCCGTCATGGCGAGCCGGGAGCGATCATCTCTGCGATGAAGAGTTAACAACGCGATAGGTGCCAGAGCTTCAGGAAAGGCCGGCCTAAGACCCTCCGAGTACGTCATCGAGAATGGCTTTGAGGCGCGCTGCCCCTTTTGCCAACTCGCCATCCAAGTCCGCTTTTATGGCTACAGCGTAATCGTTGTTGATGTCCACAGGGGGCCCGTGTCGTTATGATCGAGCGTTCCTGGCGGCAGAAGCTGGTAAGCCCTTATTCCGAGACTGTGCGTATCGTTCGCCCAGGCCGCGATGCGTGCCTCGTCATATGGCGGCGCTTCCACCGTTGGCAATGGATTGGCATCGAGCGCGTCCGCGTAGCTCCCCCACGAATAGGCCTGAAGGTCTATAAGAGAGTCGTCCCACATGCTGTGGAAGGTTGACGCCCTCGTGTATCCCGTGCCGTCGGAGCGCTTGGCCAGCAAGACGACATGCAGTTTGTTGCCGCCGGTTGCGTTCGCTTGCATGCAACGGCTGCTCCAGATCCCGGCAAGATGAACCACGAGCTTGAGCGCGCGCAACCTGTCGTCTTGGGAGCTCGATTTTCCTTCAGGACCGCGATGGCTGCCGGAAGGCCCTGCACGATGCAGGAGCCCTGATTGTTCATGTCCTTGCAATCGCTGCGTCGTAGGTCGAACGTTCCGTGTCAATATCGACAAAATGCGATCGATAGGTGTTCTTTCCTTCCGGCGTGAATTTGTACTCATCGGCCCAGTTCGAAATGGCGGCCAGAGAGGTGTCCCCGATTAGCTCCTTGAGCTTGGCTTGTGCGGCCGGACTCAAGTGTAGCTGCGCCAGTTCCGCAATAACGGAATGACCTAGTTGCCCCCACGCCAGGGCGGAAGAGGTGCTGGACACGAAAGCTGCGGTGCAGATCGGGAGTATGAGTTTGAGCAACGTCACGAGCTTCCCCAATATTGATCAAGTGGAATCTTTGCTGCCCGACCCAAGTCATCGAATTAGGGCACGCTGACTGGTGGCATGGGCGCGGTCGGGCGTGGCACGAAACCATTTTGGTGCTGGCCACGTGCCGCCAACATGATCACAAAAACGGTGAGTACGATCAGGAGTCCGCGCATGTCAGGAGATTACTCGAAGAGCTGTATTGCAATTATGAAACGGCTCACAGCAGGTGTGTTGGAACGAAGAATTGTGCAAGCGTTGCAGCGTCCAATAGATGAACGCCCTTGGGTTGTAAAGTACAGGAACTGATATCGGTTTGCTCTTGCGGCAAGCCGGCGAAGCTGGGCCCCATCATGCAGAAAAAATGCGTTCTATCCACATATCGGCAGCAACAATGCAGCGAATTTGAATCATAAGTATCAAACCGCTCGAATAATGCGAGGCAAGCCGCTGCTCTCGCTTTATGGCGCGATCGAGGGCGTTCATGCGCAATCACGACCTTGTCTCAGGGAGCCTCCTGGCTCTGACGGCCGCGGGCATCGCACTGCTCTGCTCCAGTCTGCTCGCATTTGTATTCATTTAAATTCCTCGATCAAGTCCGCTCATGCTTGTGTTGCTCTGAAGCCGCGCGCACAAGCCGGACCTGCTCTTAACTAAGTCCATGCCGATAGCTTAGGTCAGGCCGTGCCAAGTCGGATAAGTCCACCTACGGAGTAGGAGGGGACACATCCAGGCAACCTATACTCGCTGAGCCGAGACTCAGCCGGTTATTGGCGTTACTCGATCAATCCGGGAGACAAGATCAAATCGGAAAAGATGCAAGCGCGCCTGGGACTACTCGCCGTCCGGACAGCCGTTGCCGGATGCCCTGGTCGAGAGTCCGGACGGATCTGCTATTGCTTTTTCAGATCTCTCAGTTTTCGCATGTAGTGGCCGTCCTTCTGGACTGCCAACCTGATCTCATGACTGACACTGACAACCCGAGTCTTCTTTTTTCGCCATTTACCGATCGCTCCGATGACAGGTAGTCGAGCCCCCCGAGGCACGACCAGCAATTCACGTTTGTCGTTTACGTACACGTCGAACATGTTGCTATTTGGCTGAACCGAAAGGAGCGTGTTCATTTGACCATCCATACCGGCAACGACCACGTGCCGCAGCAATCGAGTGTGGCCTTCAGTCGCAGCATGCCAAAAAGAAAAAGTCCGACTTTCGTCGGACTTTGGCACTATTTCGGATCATGGTCGGCATACACGATCAATCGCCATCGAATCGATCCTTGCGCCTGCGTGTGCGCATGATGCCCTTGTGGCGGCAACACATGCTTAGATGCAATGCCGATTTCGCGATGACACCCCATGCATCGGTAAATTCCGGCAAAGGGAGCCGTCGCTCCTGGACCGTGATCCTGATCAAAAGCCTCGCTGCTAGATTTTTCCAGATAGTTCACGTTCTTGTACGTAGCCATTCCAATTCTTCCAATCGACTAATTATGTTGCCAGATGGCCTTCGCTTTCGAGGCGCGAGTGCCGGGGAAATGAACCGCACCTGGGCAAGCAACGTCCAGAGTTTCGACGCAACTCAACTGTGCCGTCTCGTACAGCT containing:
- a CDS encoding GNAT family N-acetyltransferase — its product is MVTTREVSVDDATTVTRMVTALLAELGAGHTQATLDEQLVADLLAMKEHVSGFLAFSQECPVGIIMLSEGAALFARGSYGIITELYVVPDQRSSGIAMRLIEAAAALGTKKGWGQLEVGAPNQQVWSRSPKSALYLKAGFAEIGPRLKLPLHDVASRRAQLCPPGPSRLSPRQRRSPRRRIADSSAARFA
- a CDS encoding S1/P1 nuclease, which produces MTLLKLILPICTAAFVSSTSSALAWGQLGHSVIAELAQLHLSPAAQAKLKELIGDTSLAAISNWADEYKFTPEGKNTYRSHFVDIDTERSTYDAAIART
- a CDS encoding protein L, whose translation is MATYKNVNYLEKSSSEAFDQDHGPGATAPFAGIYRCMGCHREIGIASKHVLPPQGHHAHTQAQGSIRWRLIVYADHDPK